The window CGTCCCGGCCGCCGCGCCCGACGCGCAGCCCGCCGCCGAGCCGGCCGTCGTCTGGTTCACGCCGGTCCGCACCTCGCAGAAGCGCTCGCTCATCGTGCGCGCGGGCCAGCTGCTCGACCGCGCCGGCCTTGCCGACGCCATCGGCGCGGACGACCTCGTCGCCGTGAAGCTGCACTTCGGCGAGCGCGGCGGCACCGGCTTCGTCGCGCCCGTCTTCCTGCGCGAGGTCGTCGCCCGCGTCAAGGCGCAGGGCGGCAAGCCGTTCCTCACCGACGGCAACACGCTCTACCGCGGCCAGCGCGCCAACGCGGTCGACCACGTCGCCTGCGCGATCCACAACGGCTTCTCGTACGCCACCGTCGAGGCGCCGATCGTCATCGCCGACGGCATCGACGGCCGCGACGGCGTCGACGTCCCCATCGAGGGCGGCGCCCACTTCGAGGAGGTGCGCATCGGCGCTGCAGCGGTGCACGCTGACGCGATGGTCGTCGTGACGCACGTCAAGGGTCATGAGGCCGCCGGCTTCGGCGGCGCGCTCAAGAACCTCGGCATGGGGCTGGGCTGCCGCTCCGCCAAGCAGCGCATGCACGCCGACTTCAGCCCCGAGGTCACGGCCGAGAAGTGCACCGCGTGCGCGCGGTGCGTGAAGTGGTGTCCCGTCGACGCGATCGAGATCGGCCCGGATCGCGTCGCCGTCATCGACCACGACGCCTGCTGGGGCTGCGGCGAGTGCGTGGCCGCCTGTCCCGAGGGCGCCATCGCGCCGCAGTGGAAGACGGAGCCCGAGGCGCTCCAGGAGAAGGTGGTCGAGCACGCGGCGGGCGCGCTGGCCGGCAAGGACGGCAAGGTCGTCTACCTGTCGTTCGTCCTCGCGGTGAGCCCGGACTGCGACTGCTGGCACTTCTCGGACGCCGGGGTCGTCGCCGACATCGGCGTCCTCGCCTCCACCGACCCGGTCGCCATCGACCGCGCCGCATACGACCTCGTCAACGCCGCGCCGGGCCTCCCGGGGACGCGCGGTGAGGGCCTCGGCGAGGGCACCGACAAGTTCTTGGAGATCACGGGCATCGACGGCTCGCACGCGATCGACTACGCGGAGATGCTCGGGCTCGGCACCCAGGACTACGAGCTGCGCACGCTGGAGTAGGCGCGCCGCCCGCGGCGCGACGGCGAGGGAGGGCGTGAGTGCGGTACGGCGAGATCTTCCGGCGCTCCTGGGGGGCACTCAGGAGCGGTGGGATGTGGGGCTTCCTGCTGTGCATGTACGCCGCGATGGCCGCCGCGGGCGGGCTTGGCTTCGGGGCGTTCGTCGCGATCGCTGGCGTCGATGCACTGCGGGTCCTAGCCAGTGACGCAGCGCCGAGCGGACCCGGCTTCGTGGTGGGAACGGTCGCCGCCGTGTTCATCTACGGGAGCGCCGTGCTCCTCTTCGCGCCCGTGATGCATGCG is drawn from Actinomycetota bacterium and contains these coding sequences:
- a CDS encoding DUF362 domain-containing protein is translated as MVRAGQLLDRAGLADAIGADDLVAVKLHFGERGGTGFVAPVFLREVVARVKAQGGKPFLTDGNTLYRGQRANAVDHVACAIHNGFSYATVEAPIVIADGIDGRDGVDVPIEGGAHFEEVRIGAAAVHADAMVVVTHVKGHEAAGFGGALKNLGMGLGCRSAKQRMHADFSPEVTAEKCTACARCVKWCPVDAIEIGPDRVAVIDHDACWGCGECVAACPEGAIAPQWKTEPEALQEKVVEHAAGALAGKDGKVVYLSFVLAVSPDCDCWHFSDAGVVADIGVLASTDPVAIDRAAYDLVNAAPGLPGTRGEGLGEGTDKFLEITGIDGSHAIDYAEMLGLGTQDYELRTLE